One window from the genome of Hippoglossus hippoglossus isolate fHipHip1 chromosome 10, fHipHip1.pri, whole genome shotgun sequence encodes:
- the si:dkey-27i16.2 gene encoding regulator of cell cycle RGCC, which produces MIKDYSPVLSFEPLRSHTHSLSQTQSSSTASSFHCSSMSSNITADLELELGELLQEFQDVVEELKAPSQSDAHAYQQLLQEAKGRTGQGNDSGVEDSDYSSEASLGNSLNTSEEELHTAGITLAPKAKLGDTRELESFIDMLDRELAEM; this is translated from the exons ATGATAAAAGACTACAGTCCTGTCCTGAGTTTTGAACCACTCAggtcacacactcactcactctcacagacacagagcagctccacGGCGTCTTCATTTCACTGTTCCAGTATGTCCAGCAACATTACGGCAG ACTTGGAGCTGGAACTGGGCGAGCTGCTTCAGGAGTTCCAGGAcgtggtggaggagctgaaggctCCGTCTCAAAGCGACGCGCACGCTtaccagcagctcctgcaggaggcCAAGGGTCGCACAGGGCAGGGGAACGACAGCGGAGTGGAGGACTCTGATTACA gcaGCGAGGCTTCTTTGGGAAACAGTTTGAACACCAGCGAGGAGGAGCTTCACACGGCAGGCATCACGCTGGCACCGAAAG ccaaGCTCGGAGACACAAGGGAACTTGAGAGCTTTATCGACATGTTGGACCGGGAACTCGCTG AGATGTGA